The sequence CAGGTAGCAATAGGTTTGGTTACTGGCAGTTGACGGATTAGCGTATATGGTAGCTATCAGCTCTATATCATCAAATTGGTAGCCGGTTTCTTCCAGTAGTTCGCGGCGCATGGCGTGGGCGGGTTCCTCGTCGCTGTCTATCACACCACCGGGTATCTCTAAGGATACAATCCCGGCCGCGTGGCGATATTGGCGCACCATTAGTACCTTTCCCTCTTCGGTTATTGCCACGGCGTTTACCCAGTTAGGATATTCCAGCACATAATATTTGTCAACAATCCGGCCATCAGGCATTTCGCATTTATCGTAACGTAGCGTAGCCCAGGGACCTTTGTGTACATATTCAGAATGGAGGGTTTTCCATTTTAAGTCGCTCATATAAGTTATTCGTGTTGTATTTGTGAATTAATTAAAACAGCTGTAAATATCATCTGCCATAATGGGAAAATAGCTAAAATGCCCCAAAAAGCCAAATTAGCTAATGACAGTTCTGATGATCCGATCTTGTGCGGGTAAGTATCATAAATATAGCAGCATATTGCCGGGGTAACAGCAGTAAGTATGCCTGAAAAGATGCAGTTCATATACATTTTTAATACATGCACTCGTTTTCGCATCATTAGGTGATAAAAAACAGACAAGAGGCCAGCACCCATAGCGCTGAAAACGATTATTTTTAACGGGGTAATATCGATCCCAGTAGCTATAACTCCTAAAAAACAAAGGATGTAGACAATTGCAGAAACCATTACAAACAATCCCGGATTCTCTGGGATTGAAAGCTGTTTCCCTACTGCAATGCCGTAAACAATACCTGGCGCAAACAATAAATAGTACGCCATTAATCCACCTGCATCTATTACTCGTAGTATTAAGCAAATTACTATTACTGATATCCCTGAAAAAAAAGAATTTCTAATAGCTTTTTGTTTAATACTCATTTGTCGTCATGTTGTATTATGACAATTACCAACTACCGCTCGAGCCCCCCCCCCCGAAGCTGCCGCCGCCAAAACTACCGCCACTGCCGCCGCTCCAGCCACCACCGCTATCGCCACCGCCAGAGAATCCGCCCCAACCGCCGCCACGACTGCCGCCGCCTAAGGCCTGCCCGGCCAGGAACCACCAGAATGGGCTGGCGCTGCCACGGCGACCGATGATCTGCCCGCCGCCGCCACCACCACGCCTGCGGAAGATGGCAATGATAATTACAATAACTATAATGATGATAAAGCCTATTGGCCCGCCGTTATCGCCCTTGCCCCGGCTTTGGCGCTTGCTGGCTTCGGGCTTGTATTCGCCTTTGGTGTATTTAATAATATCGTCAACAGCAGCGTCAAGTCCTCCATAATAATCACCTGCTTTAAAGCGGGGTTTCATATCGTGCTGAATAATGCTTTGGGTAATCGCATCGGGCAGGGCACCTTCTACGCCATAACCGGTTTGGATAGACATTTTACG comes from Mucilaginibacter mali and encodes:
- a CDS encoding NUDIX hydrolase codes for the protein MSDLKWKTLHSEYVHKGPWATLRYDKCEMPDGRIVDKYYVLEYPNWVNAVAITEEGKVLMVRQYRHAAGIVSLEIPGGVIDSDEEPAHAMRRELLEETGYQFDDIELIATIYANPSTASNQTYCYLAKGGKKVQGQSLDEHEEIVVEEYTIAEVRQLLTENKIAQALHCAGLFYALGKLGQL
- a CDS encoding TPM domain-containing protein codes for the protein MLKKLIFCWVMVLCTSLAFAQEFPEKSKTLVTDYTNTLSAEQQQQLEQKLFTHNDTSAIKIAAVIMKSTGGYDINQYGALLGRKWGIGNKDKNTGVLILVAMADRKMSIQTGYGVEGALPDAITQSIIQHDMKPRFKAGDYYGGLDAAVDDIIKYTKGEYKPEASKRQSRGKGDNGGPIGFIIIIVIVIIIAIFRRRGGGGGGQIIGRRGSASPFWWFLAGQALGGGSRGGGWGGFSGGGDSGGGWSGGSGGSFGGGSFGGGGSSGSW